Proteins encoded within one genomic window of Ptiloglossa arizonensis isolate GNS036 chromosome 3, iyPtiAriz1_principal, whole genome shotgun sequence:
- the U2a gene encoding small nuclear ribonucleoprotein polypeptide A'-like U2A: MVKLTPDLIQQSMQYINPVKDRELDLRGYKIPTIENLGATLDQFDTIDFSDNDIRKLDGFPLLKRIKTLFFNNNRIVRIGEGLEHCIPNLETLMLTGNMIQELGDLEPLTQLKNLTNLCLLQNPVSAKPQYRQYIVYRFPQLRLLDFRKIKMKERDAAVAYFRSKKGKEMVREIAKKAKTQASGAFTDKPLTTPEERNKIREAITNASSLEEVQRLSKLLQAGHMPSEERIQNGNTIPEAMEEEDD; this comes from the exons ATGGTTAAATTAACGCCCGATTTAATACAACAATCCATGCAGTATATAAATCCGGTAAAGGATCGTGAATTGGATCTTAGAG GGTATAAAATACCTACGATTGAAAACCTGGGTGCAACTCTG gaTCAGTTCGACACTATAGATTTCTCAGACAACGATATTAGGAAGTTAGATGGATTTCCTCTATTAAAACGAATCAAAACACTCTTCTTCAATAATAATCGTATTGTCAGAATTGGAGAGGGATTGGAGCATTGCATACCAAATTTAGAGACCCTTATGTTAACTGGAAATATGATTCAAGAACTTGGCGATTTGGAACCACTGACGCAACTAAAAAATTTGACAAATCTTTGTCTACTACAAAATCCAGTTTCGGCAAAACCTCAGTATAGACAATATATCGTATACAGATTTCCACAATTGAGGCTTCTAGATTTCAGGAAAATTAAGATGAAGGAGCGCGATGCCGCGGTTGCTTATTTTAGAagtaaaaaaggaaaagaaatggttCGCGAAATAGCCAAAAAAGCAAAAACACAAGCTTCTGGTGCATTCACGGATAAACCTTTGACTACCCCGGAAGAACGCAACAAAATTAGAGAGGCTATTACAAATGCTTCTTCTCTCGAAGAAGTACAACGCCTTAGTAAATTACTTCAAGCTGGGCATATGCCTAGCGAGGAGAGAATACAAAATG GAAACACAATACCCGAAGCAATGGAAGAAGAGGATGATTAA
- the Nd-b18 gene encoding NADH dehydrogenase (ubiquinone) B18 subunit: MGNIMKPFGNWGDFPESFMPPTFDQNLGFPNGRKERVMIATEEEMKAAKVPEPNRDYCAHKFIAHSICQRKHLPMFVKCKKEKHEYYHCLTEDYTLRMKEYERERRLARKHAIPA; this comes from the exons ATGGGTAACATAATGAAACCGTTCGGAAATTGGGGAGACTTTCCCGAATCGTTTATGCCGCCCACATTTGACCAGAATCTTGGATTTCCAAATGGTCGTAAAGAAAGAG TTATGATAGCAACGGAAGAAGAAATGAAAGCGGCTAAGGTTCCGGAGCCCAACAGAGACTATTGCGCTCATAAATTCATAGCCCACAGCATTTGCCAAAGGAAGCACCTACCTATGTTCGTCAAGTGTAAAAAAGAGAAACACGAATACTACCATTGTCTAACGGAAGA CTATACTTTGAGAATGAAGGAATACGAAAGAGAACGCAGACTTGCTCGAAAACATGCGATCCCTGCTTAG